Part of the Candidatus Curtissbacteria bacterium genome is shown below.
GGTTCATCCAAAAATTCAAACTTCAAAAGCCTTGCCCAAAAAATTCTCTCCACACCTTCAATCAAGGCCTTAATCTTTATAGGCACAGAAGCTGAAACAATCAAAAAAGCGATTTCCCAGGAAGGCACGTTTGGCGGCAAAATCCAAGAAGGCCCAAAAAGCATCGAAGAAATAGTAGAAGCAGCTTATAATCTCGCCGAAAGCGGCGACATAGCTCTACTTTCCCCCGCGTGCGCTTCTTTCGATATGTTTAAAAATTACGAAGACAGGGGCGAGCAGTTCATAAAAGAAGTCGAGAAGTTGTAAACTTAAGTCATGGTAGGCAGCCCTGCGCGTCTTTCTGGAAGAAGACTCCAGATCGACATCCCACTTATTGCGGTCGTTATTTTCTTGCTTTTCTTTGGTTTGGCGATGATCTACGACGCCTCGGTAGTTGCTGCCTACAGAGATTTCAACGACCAGCTGTATTACTTTAAAAATCAGCTCGTTTGGGCCAGCCTGGGCACAATAGCGCTCGCCTTTTTTTCTTTTTTCGACTACCACAAAATTACCAAATACGCCCCTTTTATCTTCGGCCTCGCGCTCGTTGCTCTAATAGTTGTTTTGATCCCGGGCATCGGTTCCAAAGTTTATGGAGCACGCAGGTGGATTACAGTCGCAGGCTTTACCTTTCAGCCTTCTGAATTTGCGAAACTCGCCCTCATTGCCTACCAAGCGTCGATTCTTGCCAAATTCCAGGCGTACAAAATGAGACTGCTGGATGTTGCCTACGTTATGTTCCTGCCAGCGTTTATCATGATCGCGCTCGTGATCTTGGAGCCTGATCTGGGCACCGCACTCATTTTTATTGCCATTTCGACTGCGATGTACTTTATTGCGAATGGCCCGATCTGGCATTTCTTGATGCTGATCCCTCCATTTGCACTAGCTGCAGTCATTGCCGTAATTACCCAGCCGTACAGAATTGAAAGGCTCAAAACTTTTCTCGACCCAACATACGACCCTCAAGGCTCGTCTTATCAAATCAACCAGATATTAATTTCTCTGGCAAATGGCGGTGTATTTGGCGTTGGCATTGGAGGCTCCAGAGGCAAATTCGACTTTATTCCCGAAGTTCACTCTGATGCGATTTTTGCTGTTGTTGCAGAAGAACTCGGGTTCGTTGGCGCAATGGTTATTATAGCCCTCATGCTTTTCTTGATTCTAAGGGGGATTTCCGTTATAAAAGCAGCACGTGACATGGAAGGAAGAATACTCGCTGGCGGAATTTGTTCTCTTCTGGCAGCCCAAACGTTTTTAAATTTGGGTTCAATCGTCGCGCTCGTTCCACTAACCGGAATACCTCTGCCCTTTATTTCCTACGGCGGTTCGTCGCTTTTAATCACAATGATTTCAATTGGCATATTAGTTAATATAAGGAGGCAATCCAGATGAAAAAGATCGCAATAACAGGTGGTCACTTCACCCCCGCGCTCGCCCTCATTGAAACGTTGGGGAAAAACGACGGCGTCCAAATATTATTTTTTGGAAGAAAGCACGCGACAGAAGGGAATAGCACAACGTCCGTCGAATACGACCAAATATCAAAAAGAAATATAAAGTTTATAGAAATTACCACCGGCAGACTGCAGCGAAAATTCACAAGGTACACGATACCCTCACTCTTAAAGATCCCGATAGGCCTTTTGCAAAGCACGTTTTATCTCTTAAAGGAAAGGCCAAATGTCATCGTCTCGTTCGGGGGTTACCTCTCCGTGCCAGTAGTTTTTATAGGGTCGTTAATCGGAATTCCAATAATTTCTCACGAACAAGCATCCATCCCTGGTCTCGCGACTAAAATTAACTCGATCTTCACCCAAAAATTATTTCTCACTTGGCTGCAAACCAAAAAGTTTTTTGAAGAAGATAAAATCGAAGTTATCGGTAATCTAAACCGTAAATTGAAAGGTGATACTTCCGACAAGAATCTGGAAAAATTCTTAAGTCGAGAAGGCAAGCTTATTTTTGTCATGGGCGGTAACCAAGGCTCTCATTTTTTAAACGAAATAATATTCGAACTAGTTGATAAAATGTCCAACATCAACTTCCTTCATCAAGTTGGAACCACAAATTTCGCAGGGGACCTTGACCGAAGCAAAAAAATAAAGAAGGATAATTATTTTGCACTC
Proteins encoded:
- the ftsW gene encoding putative lipid II flippase FtsW — protein: MVGSPARLSGRRLQIDIPLIAVVIFLLFFGLAMIYDASVVAAYRDFNDQLYYFKNQLVWASLGTIALAFFSFFDYHKITKYAPFIFGLALVALIVVLIPGIGSKVYGARRWITVAGFTFQPSEFAKLALIAYQASILAKFQAYKMRLLDVAYVMFLPAFIMIALVILEPDLGTALIFIAISTAMYFIANGPIWHFLMLIPPFALAAVIAVITQPYRIERLKTFLDPTYDPQGSSYQINQILISLANGGVFGVGIGGSRGKFDFIPEVHSDAIFAVVAEELGFVGAMVIIALMLFLILRGISVIKAARDMEGRILAGGICSLLAAQTFLNLGSIVALVPLTGIPLPFISYGGSSLLITMISIGILVNIRRQSR
- a CDS encoding UDP-N-acetylglucosamine--N-acetylmuramyl-(pentapeptide) pyrophosphoryl-undecaprenol N-acetylglucosamine transferase — encoded protein: MKKIAITGGHFTPALALIETLGKNDGVQILFFGRKHATEGNSTTSVEYDQISKRNIKFIEITTGRLQRKFTRYTIPSLLKIPIGLLQSTFYLLKERPNVIVSFGGYLSVPVVFIGSLIGIPIISHEQASIPGLATKINSIFTQKLFLTWLQTKKFFEEDKIEVIGNLNRKLKGDTSDKNLEKFLSREGKLIFVMGGNQGSHFLNEIIFELVDKMSNINFLHQVGTTNFAGDLDRSKKIKKDNYFALDYLGSSDFAASIKNADLVISRSGANTVWDLGLLGKVSILVPLPIAAGNEQFHNAKILEKAGSAVILSQKSLTTDQLEEEIKNVFKNFEKYQKEAQQFSKTLPQDATEKFASYVLESAT